Genomic window (Aminivibrio pyruvatiphilus):
GGGAATGTCTCCCTCCGCGGCCGGAGCTGCCGCGTCCCTGCTGTGTCTCGGGATCCTTCTCCTTCTTTCCGGCCGCAGGCCGGCCCGGTTTCTCTCCTACTGCCTTGCCCTGACCCTTCTGGCGTTCCTGTGTTCCTTCCTTTCAAACTGGAGAATTCAGAGCTTTTTCGTATCCCGGGAGAGGGTTCTCGACGGCGGCGAGGTGATCCTTGAACGTCCGTGGGGATCCTCGAGGGCCGTGGTGGTGGACGGCGCGGCGGGACGGTACCTTCTTCGGCTCCGGCCGGACCAGTCCGTCATGGAAGGGGAGACCCTCACCTTTGTTGGCGAGGCCGTTCCCTTCAGGGTCAGGGAGGACTCACCTTTTCGGGAAGACCTGTACTGGAGAGCCCGGGGCGTGTCAGCCGAGGTCATCCCCGACGAACTGCTCTCCCGGCGGGAGGGAGTCTTCGGCCTGCCCTCCCTCCGGACGGCCCTTCGCAGAAATATCCTTCTCAACCTTCCTCCCGCCACCAGGGGGTACCTTCTCGCCGCCTTTCTCGGCGTGCGGGATCCCTCTCTCGCCGACGACCACAGAACCTGGGGGACGGCCCACCTCCTCGCCGTCTCCGGCTTCCACGTGGGGCTTGCCGCCGCGGCCGCCTGCAAACTTCTCTCCCTGGGCGCCCTTCGCCGGAGGCTGTCCTTCCGCGGACGGATCCTCGCGGCGAGCCTCATGCTCTGGGCTTACGCCCTGATGGCGGGCGGAGCTCCCAGCGCCCTCCGGGCGGCCCTCATGATCCAGTCCGTTCTCCTCGGCTATGCCCTCGGGCGGAAGGGGAGCCCCCTGAACGCCGTCTCACTGGCGGGACTTCTTCTCCTTCTCTGGAGGCCCGAGTGGTACGCAGACCTCGGATGGAGGCTGTCCGTCACGGCAGCCCTTCTTCTGTCCGCCCTTGCCGAACGGGGCGCGGGCTGGAGGACAGCCCTCGCCGCGAGCCCCCTCGTCTGGCTT
Coding sequences:
- a CDS encoding ComEC/Rec2 family competence protein, which produces MIPLPGQNEGIARAPLLFLLGAVFTALALGDRGMSPSAAGAAASLLCLGILLLLSGRRPARFLSYCLALTLLAFLCSFLSNWRIQSFFVSRERVLDGGEVILERPWGSSRAVVVDGAAGRYLLRLRPDQSVMEGETLTFVGEAVPFRVREDSPFREDLYWRARGVSAEVIPDELLSRREGVFGLPSLRTALRRNILLNLPPATRGYLLAAFLGVRDPSLADDHRTWGTAHLLAVSGFHVGLAAAAACKLLSLGALRRRLSFRGRILAASLMLWAYALMAGGAPSALRAALMIQSVLLGYALGRKGSPLNAVSLAGLLLLLWRPEWYADLGWRLSVTAALLLSALAERGAGWRTALAASPLVWLATYPQTAAAFGAVPLSGILVNMVALPVFAFLYPFAAVLSIPALAGIPGGYYLAGAAEGLFLLWQWTADALTSFIPWSASWSPAVAAAGSAAFLAVLALGLFRPGLRTFGGTLLVLLAGMFFF